The following are encoded together in the Triticum dicoccoides isolate Atlit2015 ecotype Zavitan chromosome 6B, WEW_v2.0, whole genome shotgun sequence genome:
- the LOC119322511 gene encoding uncharacterized protein LOC119322511: MLSSKDASFTWAEEVTPSLTPPILARKPAGWNHQFFIRVDLGGFFHTYPELGGPFRSLEEAKKAILCHLDKLRDRKMCTNDGLSSSEIAIRDALHWPDGTRKYSSRSNPDEDHMGLLVQALLDKYSEENNLLGDDAYNVEDVVSFQEVYEGKGGWYYHLNCTRKTKGGVDNLFFAEVLRMNRGLQFKLTCLHMVKPAVDNGTCYGCKKTNVSMKHPIDAGK, from the exons ATGTTGTCATCCAAGGACGCTTCCTTCACATGGGCAGAGGAGGTGACTCCCTCGCTGACGCCACCCATTTTGGCCCGGAAACCTGCCGGATGGAATCATCAATTTTTCATCAGAGTAGATCTTGGGGGATTTTTCCACACGTATCCTGAGCTGGGTGGGCCGTTCCGGAGCTTGGAGGAAGCTAAGAAGGCTATACTCTGCCACCTTGATAAACTACGTGATCGAAAAAT GTGCACAAACGATGGGCTTTCCAGTTCGGAGATTGCTATACGAGATGCTCTTCACTGGCCAGATGGCACGAGGAAGTATTCTTCGAGATCCAATCCGGATGAAGATCATATGGGGCTATTGGTTCAAGCTTTGTTGGACAAGTACAGTGAGGAGAATAATCTTTTGGGG GATGATGCATATAATGTTGAAGATGTCGTGAGCTTCCAAGAAGTTTATGAGGGCAAAGGTGGCTGGTACTACCATCTGAATTGTACTAGAAAGACTAAAGGTGGCGTCGACAATCTCTTCTTTGCTGAAGTCTTGAGAATGAATAGAGGACTACAATTCAAGCTCACCTGTCTCCATATGGTTAAACCTGCTGTTGATAACG GTACATGCTATGGTTGTAAAAAAACCAATGTTAGTATGAAGCACCCCATTGACGCTGGTAAATAG